A part of Blastopirellula marina genomic DNA contains:
- a CDS encoding methyl-accepting chemotaxis protein, whose product MTIKKNTASTENVTQLQSELSVAKAMSDNSPINIMMANTDLEITYVNPASLNTLRTLAEYLPCKPEEVLGSSIDIFHENPAEQRRILSKPQNLPVRTNIQIGDQTADLLVSATYDQDGTYLGPMVTWEVITEKQRLERAAAEKTAIVENAPINILLADLDGIITYMNPASVSTLKSIEHILPTPVSNIVGSSYDIFHKNPAHQRRLLADPGNLPVETQIELEGEYLNLQASAIYDASGNYVGPMVAWSLVTDQVKAKEAEEARAEQERHEQATLRANVERILNVVQGASEGDLSQRIDLETDDAIGQLANGIDRMIADLRDIISQVVDSGMQFAEGASVIAENSQHLAQGAQTQSASVEEMSASIEELTRSIESVKDNAGEANRVAGSTSQMAQEGGNAVQKSIEAMELIKTSSEQISEIIQVISEIASQTNLLALNAAIEAARAGEHGLGFAVVADEVRKLAERSSEAAKEISSLIKESTQRVQDGATLSEQTGAALEKIIDGVGATAAKISEIATATVEQAQNANEVAGAIQQVSHVTEQSAAASEEMASSSEELGAQATMLRDLVSRFRI is encoded by the coding sequence ATGACTATTAAGAAAAACACCGCATCCACCGAAAACGTTACCCAGCTTCAAAGTGAACTCTCGGTCGCTAAGGCCATGAGCGACAACTCGCCGATCAACATCATGATGGCGAACACCGATCTGGAAATCACCTACGTCAACCCAGCGAGCTTAAATACGCTGCGAACGTTGGCGGAATACTTGCCTTGCAAACCGGAAGAAGTACTGGGCTCGTCGATCGACATCTTCCACGAAAACCCAGCCGAACAACGCCGCATTCTTAGCAAGCCACAAAACTTGCCAGTTCGTACCAACATTCAAATCGGCGATCAGACGGCTGACCTGTTGGTTTCGGCGACGTACGACCAAGACGGCACCTATCTAGGTCCGATGGTAACCTGGGAAGTTATCACCGAGAAACAGCGTCTGGAACGGGCCGCGGCCGAAAAGACCGCGATTGTCGAGAACGCTCCGATCAATATCTTGCTTGCCGATCTGGACGGGATCATTACCTACATGAACCCAGCTTCGGTCAGCACACTGAAGAGCATCGAACACATCTTGCCGACGCCGGTTTCCAACATCGTCGGTTCGTCGTACGACATCTTCCACAAAAATCCAGCTCACCAACGTCGCTTGTTGGCCGATCCGGGCAATCTGCCGGTCGAAACGCAAATTGAGCTGGAAGGCGAATACCTGAATCTCCAGGCCAGTGCGATTTACGATGCCAGTGGCAATTACGTCGGTCCGATGGTTGCTTGGAGCTTGGTTACCGATCAGGTCAAAGCGAAAGAGGCGGAAGAAGCCCGTGCCGAACAAGAACGACACGAACAAGCCACACTTCGTGCCAACGTCGAACGAATCTTGAACGTCGTTCAAGGTGCTTCGGAAGGTGACCTTTCGCAGCGTATTGACTTGGAAACGGACGATGCAATTGGCCAGCTGGCTAACGGTATTGATCGCATGATTGCCGATCTGCGTGACATCATCAGTCAGGTCGTTGACAGCGGTATGCAGTTCGCTGAAGGTGCCTCGGTGATCGCTGAGAACTCGCAACATCTCGCTCAGGGTGCTCAGACACAAAGTGCTTCCGTGGAAGAAATGAGTGCTTCCATTGAAGAACTGACCCGCAGCATCGAATCGGTGAAGGACAACGCAGGCGAAGCGAATCGCGTCGCTGGAAGCACCAGCCAAATGGCCCAGGAAGGTGGCAACGCGGTTCAGAAATCGATCGAAGCAATGGAACTGATCAAGACTTCTTCCGAGCAGATCAGCGAAATCATTCAGGTCATTTCCGAAATCGCCAGCCAAACGAACCTCTTGGCGTTGAATGCTGCTATCGAAGCTGCCCGCGCTGGCGAACATGGTCTGGGATTCGCCGTTGTGGCCGACGAAGTCCGCAAGCTGGCCGAACGTTCGAGCGAAGCTGCCAAAGAGATCTCGTCGTTGATCAAGGAATCGACGCAGCGAGTTCAGGATGGTGCCACGCTCAGCGAGCAAACCGGTGCCGCTTTGGAAAAGATTATCGACGGCGTCGGTGCCACGGCTGCCAAGATTTCGGAAATTGCGACCGCAACCGTCGAACAGGCCCAGAACGCCAACGAAGTCGCCGGTGCGATCCAGCAAGTTTCACATGTCACCGAACAATCGGCGGCAGCTTCGGAAGAGATGGCATCCAGCAGCGAAGAATTGGGAGCTCAAGCGACCATGCTTCGCGACCTGGTCAGCCGCTTCCGAATCTAA